The Geotrypetes seraphini chromosome 8, aGeoSer1.1, whole genome shotgun sequence genome includes a region encoding these proteins:
- the NCLN gene encoding nicalin isoform X2, translating into MIEEASEVFENMLKASFPLSFIVFLPAVLLLVSPLPAEAAHEFTVYRMQQYDLQGQPYGTRNAVLNTEARTVEADILSRRCVMMRLLDFSYEKYQKVLRQSAGAVVIILPANMSAVPQDILRQFMEIEPEMVAMETIVPVYFAVEDEELISIYEQTLAASASQGSSSAAEVLLHTATANGFQMVTSGVQSKAISDWLVTSIEGRLMGLGAEDLPTIVIVAHYDSSGVAPWLSYGADSNGSGISMLLELARLFSRLYTYKRTHAGYNLLFFASGGGKFNYQGTKRWLEDNLDHTDSSLLQDNVAFVLCLDTLGQGDTLHLHVSKPPREGTLQHTFLRELEMVIASQFPEVKFSMVHKKINLAEDMLAWEHERFAIRRLPSFTVSHLESHREGLRNSIMDVRLRVDTSTLTRNTRIIAEALTRVIYNLTEKGAPADLQIFTEQMVREPLMASCYIVQQEQLDAMMQWLTSQPRAAQLMEKDSTFLHTLEYSLSRYLKDVRLHYVKADKRDPEFVFYDQLKQTVHAYRVKPAIFDLLLALCIATYLGVAYIAVQNFGLLYKTVQKLSLKVKQQ; encoded by the exons ATGATCGAGGAAGCAAGCGAGGTGTTTGAGAACATGCTGAAGGCATCCTTCCCGCTCAGTTTCATTGTCTTCTTGCCCGCGGTGTTGTTGCTTGTGTCTCCGCTGCCGGCTGAGGCTGCCCACGAGTTCACCGTGTACCGCATGCAGCAGTACGACCTGCAAGGACAGCCATACG GCACCAGGAATGCAGTATTGAATACAGAGGCCCGTACTGTGGAGGCGGACATTTTGAGCCGCCGCTGTGTGATGATGCGGCTTCTAGATTTCTCCTATGAGAAGTACCAGAAAGTGCTCAGACAATCAGCGGGGGCAGTAGTGATTATCCTACCGGCTAACATGTCGGCTGTGCCCCAGGACATTCTCAGG CAATTCATGGAGATTGAGCCAGAGATGGTGGCAATGGAGACCATCGTCCCTGTGTATTTTGCTGTGGAGGATGAAGAGCTGATCTCCATTTATGAACAAACTCTGGCTGCCTCTGCATCTCAAGGCTCTTCCTCTGCAGCAGAAG TGCTTCTTCACACTGCCACAGCTAATGGCTTCCAGATGGTGACCAGTGGTGTGCAGAGCAAGGCTATTAGTGATTGGCTGGTAACCAGCATTGAG GGGCGTCTGATGGGCTTGGGAGCAGAAGACCTGCCTACTATTGTAATAGTAGCTCATTATGATTCTTCCGGTGTTGCTCCG TGGCTGTCTTATGGTGCAGACTCTAATGGCAGTGGGATCTCCATGCTGCTAGAACTGGCCCGGCTCTTCTCCAGGCTCTATACTTACAAACGCACTCATGCAGG ATACAACTTGCTCTTCTTTGCCTCTGGAGGTGGAAAATTTAACTATCAGGGGACGAAAAGGTGGCTAGAAGACAACCTGGATCATACAG ATTCCAGCCTGCTACAGGATAATGTGGCCTTTGTCCTGTGCCTAGACACCTTGGGCCAGGGAGACACACTGCATCTCCATGTCTCGAAGCCCCCCAGGGAGGGGACGCTGCAGCACACCTTCCTGAGGGAGTTAGAGATG GTGATTGCTAGCCAGTTTCCAGAAGTGAAATTCTCCATGGTACATAAGAAGATAAACCTAGCAGAGGACATGTTGGCATGGGAGCACGAGCGCTTTGCCATTCGTCGCTTGCCGTCATTCACTGTCTCCCACTTGGAGAGTCACCGGGAGGGGCTCAGGAACAGCATTATGGATGTGAG GTTGCGAGTCGACACCAGTACTTTAACACGAAACACTAGAATCATTGCTGAGGCACTAACAAGGGTCATTTACAACCTCACTGAAAAG GGGGCGCCTGCAGATCTACAGATCTTCACTGAGCAGATGGTACGGGAGCCTCTCATGGCATCATGCTACATT GTTCAGCAAGAACAGCTAGATGCAATGATGCAATGGCTCACTAGCCAGCCACGAGCAGCACAGCTGATGGAGAAGGATAGCACCTTCCTCCATACCCTGGAGTATTCTCTGAGTCGCTATCTGAAGGATGTCCGGTTGCACTATGTGAAGGCTGACAAGCG GGATCCTGAGTTTGTGTTCTATGATCAGTTAAAGCAGACAGTGCATGCATACAG GGTTAAGCCAGCTATCTTTGATCTGCTGTTGGCTCTGTGTATAGCAACATATCTTGGAGTTGCGTATATTGCAGTGCAG AATTTTGGTCTCCTCTACAAGACTGTTCAGAAGCTGTCTCTCAAAGTGAAGCAGCAGTAA
- the NCLN gene encoding nicalin isoform X1, which translates to MIEEASEVFENMLKASFPLSFIVFLPAVLLLVSPLPAEAAHEFTVYRMQQYDLQGQPYGTRNAVLNTEARTVEADILSRRCVMMRLLDFSYEKYQKVLRQSAGAVVIILPANMSAVPQDILRQFMEIEPEMVAMETIVPVYFAVEDEELISIYEQTLAASASQGSSSAAEVLLHTATANGFQMVTSGVQSKAISDWLVTSIEGRLMGLGAEDLPTIVIVAHYDSSGVAPWLSYGADSNGSGISMLLELARLFSRLYTYKRTHAGYNLLFFASGGGKFNYQGTKRWLEDNLDHTDSSLLQDNVAFVLCLDTLGQGDTLHLHVSKPPREGTLQHTFLRELEMVIASQFPEVKFSMVHKKINLAEDMLAWEHERFAIRRLPSFTVSHLESHREGLRNSIMDVRLRVDTSTLTRNTRIIAEALTRVIYNLTEKGAPADLQIFTEQMVREPLMASCYIQVQQEQLDAMMQWLTSQPRAAQLMEKDSTFLHTLEYSLSRYLKDVRLHYVKADKRDPEFVFYDQLKQTVHAYRVKPAIFDLLLALCIATYLGVAYIAVQNFGLLYKTVQKLSLKVKQQ; encoded by the exons ATGATCGAGGAAGCAAGCGAGGTGTTTGAGAACATGCTGAAGGCATCCTTCCCGCTCAGTTTCATTGTCTTCTTGCCCGCGGTGTTGTTGCTTGTGTCTCCGCTGCCGGCTGAGGCTGCCCACGAGTTCACCGTGTACCGCATGCAGCAGTACGACCTGCAAGGACAGCCATACG GCACCAGGAATGCAGTATTGAATACAGAGGCCCGTACTGTGGAGGCGGACATTTTGAGCCGCCGCTGTGTGATGATGCGGCTTCTAGATTTCTCCTATGAGAAGTACCAGAAAGTGCTCAGACAATCAGCGGGGGCAGTAGTGATTATCCTACCGGCTAACATGTCGGCTGTGCCCCAGGACATTCTCAGG CAATTCATGGAGATTGAGCCAGAGATGGTGGCAATGGAGACCATCGTCCCTGTGTATTTTGCTGTGGAGGATGAAGAGCTGATCTCCATTTATGAACAAACTCTGGCTGCCTCTGCATCTCAAGGCTCTTCCTCTGCAGCAGAAG TGCTTCTTCACACTGCCACAGCTAATGGCTTCCAGATGGTGACCAGTGGTGTGCAGAGCAAGGCTATTAGTGATTGGCTGGTAACCAGCATTGAG GGGCGTCTGATGGGCTTGGGAGCAGAAGACCTGCCTACTATTGTAATAGTAGCTCATTATGATTCTTCCGGTGTTGCTCCG TGGCTGTCTTATGGTGCAGACTCTAATGGCAGTGGGATCTCCATGCTGCTAGAACTGGCCCGGCTCTTCTCCAGGCTCTATACTTACAAACGCACTCATGCAGG ATACAACTTGCTCTTCTTTGCCTCTGGAGGTGGAAAATTTAACTATCAGGGGACGAAAAGGTGGCTAGAAGACAACCTGGATCATACAG ATTCCAGCCTGCTACAGGATAATGTGGCCTTTGTCCTGTGCCTAGACACCTTGGGCCAGGGAGACACACTGCATCTCCATGTCTCGAAGCCCCCCAGGGAGGGGACGCTGCAGCACACCTTCCTGAGGGAGTTAGAGATG GTGATTGCTAGCCAGTTTCCAGAAGTGAAATTCTCCATGGTACATAAGAAGATAAACCTAGCAGAGGACATGTTGGCATGGGAGCACGAGCGCTTTGCCATTCGTCGCTTGCCGTCATTCACTGTCTCCCACTTGGAGAGTCACCGGGAGGGGCTCAGGAACAGCATTATGGATGTGAG GTTGCGAGTCGACACCAGTACTTTAACACGAAACACTAGAATCATTGCTGAGGCACTAACAAGGGTCATTTACAACCTCACTGAAAAG GGGGCGCCTGCAGATCTACAGATCTTCACTGAGCAGATGGTACGGGAGCCTCTCATGGCATCATGCTACATT CAGGTTCAGCAAGAACAGCTAGATGCAATGATGCAATGGCTCACTAGCCAGCCACGAGCAGCACAGCTGATGGAGAAGGATAGCACCTTCCTCCATACCCTGGAGTATTCTCTGAGTCGCTATCTGAAGGATGTCCGGTTGCACTATGTGAAGGCTGACAAGCG GGATCCTGAGTTTGTGTTCTATGATCAGTTAAAGCAGACAGTGCATGCATACAG GGTTAAGCCAGCTATCTTTGATCTGCTGTTGGCTCTGTGTATAGCAACATATCTTGGAGTTGCGTATATTGCAGTGCAG AATTTTGGTCTCCTCTACAAGACTGTTCAGAAGCTGTCTCTCAAAGTGAAGCAGCAGTAA
- the NCLN gene encoding nicalin isoform X4 codes for MIEEASEVFENMLKASFPLSFIVFLPAVLLLVSPLPAEAAHEFTVYRMQQYDLQGQPYGTRNAVLNTEARTVEADILSRRCVMMRLLDFSYEKYQKVLRQSAGAVVIILPANMSAVPQDILRQFMEIEPEMVAMETIVPVYFAVEDEELISIYEQTLAASASQGSSSAAEVLLHTATANGFQMVTSGVQSKAISDWLVTSIEGRLMGLGAEDLPTIVIVAHYDSSGVAPWLSYGADSNGSGISMLLELARLFSRLYTYKRTHAGYNLLFFASGGGKFNYQGTKRWLEDNLDHTDSSLLQDNVAFVLCLDTLGQGDTLHLHVSKPPREGTLQHTFLRELEMVIASQFPEVKFSMVHKKINLAEDMLAWEHERFAIRRLPSFTVSHLESHREGLRNSIMDVRLRVDTSTLTRNTRIIAEALTRVIYNLTEKGAPADLQIFTEQMVQQEQLDAMMQWLTSQPRAAQLMEKDSTFLHTLEYSLSRYLKDVRLHYVKADKRDPEFVFYDQLKQTVHAYRVKPAIFDLLLALCIATYLGVAYIAVQNFGLLYKTVQKLSLKVKQQ; via the exons ATGATCGAGGAAGCAAGCGAGGTGTTTGAGAACATGCTGAAGGCATCCTTCCCGCTCAGTTTCATTGTCTTCTTGCCCGCGGTGTTGTTGCTTGTGTCTCCGCTGCCGGCTGAGGCTGCCCACGAGTTCACCGTGTACCGCATGCAGCAGTACGACCTGCAAGGACAGCCATACG GCACCAGGAATGCAGTATTGAATACAGAGGCCCGTACTGTGGAGGCGGACATTTTGAGCCGCCGCTGTGTGATGATGCGGCTTCTAGATTTCTCCTATGAGAAGTACCAGAAAGTGCTCAGACAATCAGCGGGGGCAGTAGTGATTATCCTACCGGCTAACATGTCGGCTGTGCCCCAGGACATTCTCAGG CAATTCATGGAGATTGAGCCAGAGATGGTGGCAATGGAGACCATCGTCCCTGTGTATTTTGCTGTGGAGGATGAAGAGCTGATCTCCATTTATGAACAAACTCTGGCTGCCTCTGCATCTCAAGGCTCTTCCTCTGCAGCAGAAG TGCTTCTTCACACTGCCACAGCTAATGGCTTCCAGATGGTGACCAGTGGTGTGCAGAGCAAGGCTATTAGTGATTGGCTGGTAACCAGCATTGAG GGGCGTCTGATGGGCTTGGGAGCAGAAGACCTGCCTACTATTGTAATAGTAGCTCATTATGATTCTTCCGGTGTTGCTCCG TGGCTGTCTTATGGTGCAGACTCTAATGGCAGTGGGATCTCCATGCTGCTAGAACTGGCCCGGCTCTTCTCCAGGCTCTATACTTACAAACGCACTCATGCAGG ATACAACTTGCTCTTCTTTGCCTCTGGAGGTGGAAAATTTAACTATCAGGGGACGAAAAGGTGGCTAGAAGACAACCTGGATCATACAG ATTCCAGCCTGCTACAGGATAATGTGGCCTTTGTCCTGTGCCTAGACACCTTGGGCCAGGGAGACACACTGCATCTCCATGTCTCGAAGCCCCCCAGGGAGGGGACGCTGCAGCACACCTTCCTGAGGGAGTTAGAGATG GTGATTGCTAGCCAGTTTCCAGAAGTGAAATTCTCCATGGTACATAAGAAGATAAACCTAGCAGAGGACATGTTGGCATGGGAGCACGAGCGCTTTGCCATTCGTCGCTTGCCGTCATTCACTGTCTCCCACTTGGAGAGTCACCGGGAGGGGCTCAGGAACAGCATTATGGATGTGAG GTTGCGAGTCGACACCAGTACTTTAACACGAAACACTAGAATCATTGCTGAGGCACTAACAAGGGTCATTTACAACCTCACTGAAAAG GGGGCGCCTGCAGATCTACAGATCTTCACTGAGCAGATG GTTCAGCAAGAACAGCTAGATGCAATGATGCAATGGCTCACTAGCCAGCCACGAGCAGCACAGCTGATGGAGAAGGATAGCACCTTCCTCCATACCCTGGAGTATTCTCTGAGTCGCTATCTGAAGGATGTCCGGTTGCACTATGTGAAGGCTGACAAGCG GGATCCTGAGTTTGTGTTCTATGATCAGTTAAAGCAGACAGTGCATGCATACAG GGTTAAGCCAGCTATCTTTGATCTGCTGTTGGCTCTGTGTATAGCAACATATCTTGGAGTTGCGTATATTGCAGTGCAG AATTTTGGTCTCCTCTACAAGACTGTTCAGAAGCTGTCTCTCAAAGTGAAGCAGCAGTAA
- the NCLN gene encoding nicalin isoform X3 gives MIEEASEVFENMLKASFPLSFIVFLPAVLLLVSPLPAEAAHEFTVYRMQQYDLQGQPYGTRNAVLNTEARTVEADILSRRCVMMRLLDFSYEKYQKVLRQSAGAVVIILPANMSAVPQDILRQFMEIEPEMVAMETIVPVYFAVEDEELISIYEQTLAASASQGSSSAAEVLLHTATANGFQMVTSGVQSKAISDWLVTSIEGRLMGLGAEDLPTIVIVAHYDSSGVAPWLSYGADSNGSGISMLLELARLFSRLYTYKRTHAGYNLLFFASGGGKFNYQGTKRWLEDNLDHTDSSLLQDNVAFVLCLDTLGQGDTLHLHVSKPPREGTLQHTFLRELEMVIASQFPEVKFSMVHKKINLAEDMLAWEHERFAIRRLPSFTVSHLESHREGLRNSIMDVRLRVDTSTLTRNTRIIAEALTRVIYNLTEKGAPADLQIFTEQMQVQQEQLDAMMQWLTSQPRAAQLMEKDSTFLHTLEYSLSRYLKDVRLHYVKADKRDPEFVFYDQLKQTVHAYRVKPAIFDLLLALCIATYLGVAYIAVQNFGLLYKTVQKLSLKVKQQ, from the exons ATGATCGAGGAAGCAAGCGAGGTGTTTGAGAACATGCTGAAGGCATCCTTCCCGCTCAGTTTCATTGTCTTCTTGCCCGCGGTGTTGTTGCTTGTGTCTCCGCTGCCGGCTGAGGCTGCCCACGAGTTCACCGTGTACCGCATGCAGCAGTACGACCTGCAAGGACAGCCATACG GCACCAGGAATGCAGTATTGAATACAGAGGCCCGTACTGTGGAGGCGGACATTTTGAGCCGCCGCTGTGTGATGATGCGGCTTCTAGATTTCTCCTATGAGAAGTACCAGAAAGTGCTCAGACAATCAGCGGGGGCAGTAGTGATTATCCTACCGGCTAACATGTCGGCTGTGCCCCAGGACATTCTCAGG CAATTCATGGAGATTGAGCCAGAGATGGTGGCAATGGAGACCATCGTCCCTGTGTATTTTGCTGTGGAGGATGAAGAGCTGATCTCCATTTATGAACAAACTCTGGCTGCCTCTGCATCTCAAGGCTCTTCCTCTGCAGCAGAAG TGCTTCTTCACACTGCCACAGCTAATGGCTTCCAGATGGTGACCAGTGGTGTGCAGAGCAAGGCTATTAGTGATTGGCTGGTAACCAGCATTGAG GGGCGTCTGATGGGCTTGGGAGCAGAAGACCTGCCTACTATTGTAATAGTAGCTCATTATGATTCTTCCGGTGTTGCTCCG TGGCTGTCTTATGGTGCAGACTCTAATGGCAGTGGGATCTCCATGCTGCTAGAACTGGCCCGGCTCTTCTCCAGGCTCTATACTTACAAACGCACTCATGCAGG ATACAACTTGCTCTTCTTTGCCTCTGGAGGTGGAAAATTTAACTATCAGGGGACGAAAAGGTGGCTAGAAGACAACCTGGATCATACAG ATTCCAGCCTGCTACAGGATAATGTGGCCTTTGTCCTGTGCCTAGACACCTTGGGCCAGGGAGACACACTGCATCTCCATGTCTCGAAGCCCCCCAGGGAGGGGACGCTGCAGCACACCTTCCTGAGGGAGTTAGAGATG GTGATTGCTAGCCAGTTTCCAGAAGTGAAATTCTCCATGGTACATAAGAAGATAAACCTAGCAGAGGACATGTTGGCATGGGAGCACGAGCGCTTTGCCATTCGTCGCTTGCCGTCATTCACTGTCTCCCACTTGGAGAGTCACCGGGAGGGGCTCAGGAACAGCATTATGGATGTGAG GTTGCGAGTCGACACCAGTACTTTAACACGAAACACTAGAATCATTGCTGAGGCACTAACAAGGGTCATTTACAACCTCACTGAAAAG GGGGCGCCTGCAGATCTACAGATCTTCACTGAGCAGATG CAGGTTCAGCAAGAACAGCTAGATGCAATGATGCAATGGCTCACTAGCCAGCCACGAGCAGCACAGCTGATGGAGAAGGATAGCACCTTCCTCCATACCCTGGAGTATTCTCTGAGTCGCTATCTGAAGGATGTCCGGTTGCACTATGTGAAGGCTGACAAGCG GGATCCTGAGTTTGTGTTCTATGATCAGTTAAAGCAGACAGTGCATGCATACAG GGTTAAGCCAGCTATCTTTGATCTGCTGTTGGCTCTGTGTATAGCAACATATCTTGGAGTTGCGTATATTGCAGTGCAG AATTTTGGTCTCCTCTACAAGACTGTTCAGAAGCTGTCTCTCAAAGTGAAGCAGCAGTAA